One part of the Streptomyces sp. AM 2-1-1 genome encodes these proteins:
- a CDS encoding inorganic diphosphatase — translation MEFDVTIEIPKGSRNKYEVDHETGRIRLDRRLFTSTSYPADYGFVENTLGEDGDPLDALVILDEPTFPGCLIKCRAIGMFRMTDEAGGDDKLLCVPASDPRVEHLQDIQHVSAFDRDEIQHFFEVYKDLEPGKSVEGADWVGRAEAEAEVEASYKRLRDQGGAH, via the coding sequence GTGGAGTTCGACGTCACCATCGAGATCCCGAAGGGTTCGCGGAACAAGTACGAGGTGGACCACGAGACCGGTCGGATCCGCCTGGACCGTCGACTCTTCACCTCGACCAGCTACCCGGCCGACTACGGCTTCGTCGAGAACACCCTCGGCGAGGACGGCGACCCGCTGGACGCGCTGGTCATCCTGGACGAGCCCACGTTCCCCGGATGCCTCATCAAGTGCCGTGCCATCGGCATGTTCCGCATGACGGACGAGGCCGGCGGCGACGACAAGCTGCTGTGCGTCCCCGCGTCGGACCCGCGCGTCGAGCACCTGCAGGACATCCAGCACGTGTCGGCGTTCGACCGTGACGAGATCCAGCACTTCTTCGAGGTCTACAAGGACCTGGAGCCCGGCAAGTCCGTCGAGGGCGCCGACTGGGTCGGCCGCGCCGAAGCCGAGGCCGAGGTCGAGGCCTCGTACAAGCGTCTGCGGGACCAGGGCGGCGCGCACTGA
- a CDS encoding threonine/serine exporter family protein, producing the protein MAEQGGPEDQKPQSDEAHSAFAVPAGTERPASSPDGEHPTSEFAVPAGVQAEPAAPGSASGPGQGGRNQGFPNSDTLGSAFVPPRAYDANHPPTFTPAHGVPLVRLTKEAPWQDRMRTMLRMPVTERPAPESVQRTDDSGPAVPRVLDLTLRIGELLLAGGEGAEDVEAAMFAVTRSYGLDRCEPTVTFTLLSISHQPSLVDDPITASRTVRRRGTDYNRLAAVFRLIGDITDEDVEVSLEEAYRRLAEIRRNRHPFPGWALTASAGLLAGAASVLVGGGVVVFFVAAAGAMLGDRLAWFCAGRGLPEFYQFTAAAMPPAALGVALTLTHWSDVRPSAVITGGLFALLPGRALVAGVQDGLTGFYITAAARLLEVMYFFIGIVLGVLVVLYLGLQLGATLNPEERFVAHDRPVLQILASMALSLAFAILLQQERSTVLAVTLNGGVAWIVYGAMARTGGLSPVAATAVAAGLVGLFGQLFSRYRSTSSLPFITAAIGPLLPGSATYFGLLGVAQGELDRGLASLSTAVATALAIAIGVNLGSESSRLFMRVPGTVVGLSRKSAKRTRGF; encoded by the coding sequence GTGGCGGAACAGGGCGGTCCGGAGGACCAGAAGCCCCAGTCCGACGAGGCGCACAGCGCGTTCGCGGTGCCCGCCGGGACGGAGCGGCCCGCGTCGTCGCCCGACGGCGAGCACCCGACCTCGGAGTTCGCGGTACCCGCCGGGGTCCAGGCGGAGCCGGCTGCGCCGGGTTCCGCTTCCGGGCCGGGCCAGGGCGGCAGGAACCAGGGTTTCCCGAACTCGGACACGCTCGGCTCCGCCTTCGTACCGCCCCGTGCGTACGACGCGAACCACCCGCCCACGTTCACCCCGGCGCACGGCGTCCCCCTGGTCCGGCTGACGAAGGAAGCGCCCTGGCAGGACCGGATGCGCACGATGCTGCGGATGCCGGTCACCGAGCGGCCCGCGCCGGAGAGCGTGCAGCGGACGGACGACTCCGGCCCGGCCGTGCCGAGGGTGCTCGACCTGACACTCCGCATCGGTGAGCTGCTGCTGGCCGGCGGCGAGGGTGCCGAGGACGTGGAGGCCGCTATGTTCGCGGTGACGCGCTCGTACGGCCTGGACCGGTGCGAGCCGACCGTCACCTTCACCCTGCTCTCCATCTCCCACCAGCCCTCGCTGGTCGACGACCCGATCACGGCGAGCCGCACGGTGCGCCGGCGGGGCACCGACTACAACCGGCTGGCAGCCGTCTTCCGGCTGATCGGCGACATCACCGACGAGGACGTGGAGGTCTCGCTGGAGGAGGCGTACCGGCGGCTGGCGGAGATCCGCCGCAACCGCCACCCGTTCCCCGGCTGGGCGCTCACGGCGTCGGCCGGGCTGCTCGCCGGGGCCGCCTCGGTGCTGGTCGGCGGTGGCGTGGTGGTGTTCTTCGTCGCGGCGGCCGGTGCGATGCTCGGCGACCGGCTGGCCTGGTTCTGCGCGGGGCGCGGACTGCCGGAGTTCTACCAGTTCACCGCCGCCGCGATGCCGCCGGCCGCGCTCGGGGTGGCGCTGACGCTCACGCACTGGAGCGACGTGCGTCCGTCCGCCGTGATCACCGGTGGGCTCTTCGCGCTGCTGCCCGGACGGGCTCTGGTGGCGGGGGTGCAGGACGGGCTGACCGGCTTCTACATCACCGCCGCCGCTCGACTGCTGGAGGTCATGTACTTCTTCATCGGCATCGTGCTCGGGGTGCTGGTGGTGCTCTACCTCGGGCTCCAGTTGGGTGCCACGCTCAATCCGGAGGAACGTTTCGTCGCGCACGACCGGCCGGTTCTCCAGATCCTGGCGTCGATGGCGCTGAGCCTGGCCTTCGCGATCCTGCTCCAGCAGGAGCGGTCCACCGTGCTGGCGGTGACCCTGAACGGCGGCGTGGCCTGGATCGTCTACGGGGCGATGGCCCGCACCGGCGGGCTCTCGCCGGTCGCGGCGACGGCGGTGGCGGCCGGCCTGGTGGGCCTCTTCGGACAGCTCTTCTCCCGTTACCGGTCCACCTCCTCGCTGCCGTTCATCACGGCGGCCATCGGCCCGCTGCTGCCCGGTTCCGCGACGTACTTCGGACTGCTCGGCGTGGCCCAGGGGGAGCTGGACCGGGGGCTCGCCTCACTGTCCACGGCGGTGGCGACGGCGCTGGCCATCGCGATCGGGGTGAACCTCGGAAGCGAGAGCTCCCGGCTCTTCATGCGGGTGCCGGGCACGGTGGTGGGCCTGAGCCGGAAGTCCGCCAAGCGCACCCGCGGCTTCTGA
- a CDS encoding DedA family protein yields the protein MNTLALGPSWLDPDHLINTYGLPGVLLIVFAESGLLIGFFLPGDSLLFTTGLLVTTNQLHAPLWLVCVLVGLAAVVGDQVGYLFGRKVGPSLFNRPDSRLFKQENVEKAHEFFEKYGPKSLVLARFVPVIRTFTPIIAGVSRMNYRSFLVYNIIGGVLWGVGVTVLGAVLGKIDFVHENIELILILIVLVSVVPIAVEFLRARSKAKKAAPLARVDDRPGEGPSDGPAGRRGRHAKR from the coding sequence TTGAATACGCTTGCGCTCGGCCCGAGCTGGCTGGACCCGGACCATCTGATCAACACCTACGGACTCCCCGGCGTCCTCCTCATCGTGTTCGCCGAGTCCGGACTGCTGATCGGGTTCTTCCTGCCCGGCGACTCCCTCCTGTTCACCACGGGCCTGCTGGTGACCACCAACCAGCTGCACGCCCCGCTCTGGCTGGTCTGCGTGCTGGTCGGGCTCGCCGCGGTCGTCGGGGACCAGGTCGGTTACCTCTTCGGCCGCAAGGTGGGGCCCTCCCTCTTCAACCGGCCGGACTCCCGCCTCTTCAAGCAGGAGAACGTCGAGAAGGCACACGAGTTCTTCGAGAAGTACGGCCCGAAGTCGCTGGTGCTGGCCCGGTTCGTGCCGGTGATCCGGACCTTCACGCCGATCATCGCCGGTGTGAGCCGGATGAACTACCGCTCGTTCCTGGTCTACAACATCATCGGCGGTGTCCTCTGGGGCGTCGGCGTGACCGTACTCGGCGCGGTGCTCGGCAAGATCGATTTCGTGCACGAGAACATCGAGCTGATCCTCATCCTGATCGTGCTCGTCTCGGTGGTGCCGATCGCCGTCGAGTTCCTGCGGGCCCGCTCCAAGGCGAAGAAGGCCGCCCCGCTCGCACGGGTCGACGACCGCCCCGGCGAGGGCCCTTCCGACGGCCCCGCCGGCCGACGGGGCCGGCACGCCAAGCGCTGA
- a CDS encoding YbjQ family protein, protein MGIEEYGGGQSDRADVLVVTTNDVPGHQVTRVIGEVFGLTVRSRHLGSQIGAGLKSVIGGELKGLTKTLVETRNQAMERLVEQARARGANAVLMMRLDVSEAADVGTEVCAYGTAVVISEL, encoded by the coding sequence ATGGGCATCGAGGAGTACGGCGGCGGGCAGAGCGACCGCGCGGACGTGTTGGTCGTCACCACGAACGACGTTCCCGGGCACCAGGTGACCCGGGTGATCGGTGAGGTGTTCGGCCTGACCGTGCGCTCCCGGCACCTGGGCAGCCAGATCGGCGCCGGGCTCAAGTCGGTGATCGGCGGTGAGCTGAAGGGGCTGACCAAGACCCTGGTGGAGACCCGCAACCAGGCGATGGAACGCCTCGTCGAGCAGGCGCGTGCGCGCGGCGCGAACGCGGTGCTGATGATGCGCCTCGACGTCTCCGAGGCGGCGGACGTGGGCACCGAGGTCTGCGCGTACGGCACGGCCGTGGTGATCAGCGAGCTGTAG
- a CDS encoding ion channel protein, protein MLSVVLPALLVGVVSALILLGVSLLAEQLQHVLWKTLPDALGIGGFSSLWMIVMLTATGVAVGITVHLVPGHAGPDPATTGLVGAPLAPGVVPGLLLATALALAGGVSLGPENPITEANIALAFWLGRRLAPGSPAELWVGLAAAGTIGALFGTPVAAALILSEVLASQPGPGALWDRLFGPLAAGTAGALTMVLAAHPSFDLSLPDYTHVHWGDLLSALVISSAAALLGMAGVLAVPWAHRAFKALRYPVLATAVGGLVLGLLGALGGHLTLFKGLDEVKELAASPDGWSAGEFAVMAVVKTAALVVAATCGFRGGRIFPAVFAGAALGLAAHALVDAVPPALAVSCAVLGMLLATSRQGWLSLFTAAVLVSDMTVLPVLCVATLPAWLLVTGRPQMQLREDGKAVR, encoded by the coding sequence CTGCTCTCGGTCGTGCTGCCGGCGCTGCTGGTCGGCGTCGTCTCGGCGCTGATCCTGCTCGGGGTGAGCCTGCTGGCCGAACAGCTCCAGCACGTGCTCTGGAAGACCCTCCCGGACGCGCTCGGCATCGGCGGCTTCTCCTCGCTCTGGATGATCGTCATGCTCACCGCGACCGGCGTCGCGGTGGGGATCACCGTCCACCTGGTGCCCGGTCACGCGGGCCCCGACCCGGCCACCACCGGCCTGGTCGGCGCCCCACTGGCTCCCGGCGTCGTCCCGGGGCTGCTGCTCGCCACCGCGCTGGCGCTGGCCGGCGGGGTGAGTCTCGGGCCGGAGAACCCGATCACCGAGGCGAACATCGCGCTCGCCTTCTGGCTGGGACGGCGGCTCGCCCCCGGTTCGCCGGCCGAGCTGTGGGTGGGACTCGCGGCGGCGGGCACCATCGGCGCACTGTTCGGCACCCCCGTCGCGGCCGCCCTGATCCTCTCCGAGGTGCTCGCGTCCCAGCCGGGACCGGGCGCCCTCTGGGACCGCCTCTTCGGGCCGCTCGCGGCGGGGACCGCGGGGGCGCTGACGATGGTGCTCGCCGCGCACCCCAGCTTCGACCTGTCGCTGCCCGACTACACCCACGTGCACTGGGGCGATCTTCTCTCCGCCCTGGTGATCTCGTCGGCGGCCGCGCTTCTGGGCATGGCCGGGGTGTTGGCGGTCCCCTGGGCACACCGGGCCTTCAAGGCGCTGCGGTACCCGGTCCTCGCCACGGCGGTGGGCGGGCTGGTGCTGGGGCTGCTGGGCGCGCTGGGCGGCCATCTGACCCTCTTCAAGGGGCTGGACGAGGTGAAGGAGCTGGCCGCGTCACCGGACGGCTGGTCGGCCGGGGAGTTCGCGGTGATGGCGGTGGTCAAGACGGCGGCCCTGGTGGTGGCCGCCACCTGCGGCTTCCGCGGCGGCCGGATCTTCCCGGCGGTCTTCGCGGGCGCGGCCCTGGGGCTGGCGGCGCACGCGCTGGTCGACGCGGTGCCGCCCGCGCTCGCCGTCTCCTGCGCGGTACTGGGCATGCTCCTCGCCACCAGCCGGCAGGGCTGGCTGAGCCTGTTCACCGCCGCCGTGCTGGTGAGCGACATGACGGTTCTGCCGGTGCTCTGCGTGGCGACCCTGCCCGCGTGGCTCCTGGTGACCGGGCGGCCCCAGATGCAGCTGCGGGAGGACGGAAAGGCCGTTCGGTGA
- the wrbA gene encoding NAD(P)H:quinone oxidoreductase: protein MPTPVNVAVVYYSSTGTISTIAKALAVDAEKAGADVRLRKVAELAPQAAIDSNPAWAAHARETAGITEVVPDDLVWADAVIFGSPTRYGNVAAQLKQFLDTLGGLWQAGALADKVYSGFTASATTHGGQESTLLALYNTIHHFGGIIVAPGYTDPSKFVDGNPYGTSHVAGQGDIPVGEQTLTAARVQAERVVKLTRALKAGLAAEG, encoded by the coding sequence ATGCCCACGCCCGTCAACGTCGCCGTCGTCTACTACTCCTCGACCGGCACCATCTCCACGATCGCCAAGGCCCTCGCCGTCGACGCGGAGAAGGCGGGCGCGGACGTACGGCTGCGCAAGGTGGCCGAGCTCGCCCCGCAGGCCGCCATCGACTCCAACCCCGCCTGGGCCGCACACGCCCGGGAGACCGCGGGCATCACCGAGGTCGTCCCCGACGACCTCGTCTGGGCCGACGCGGTGATCTTCGGCTCGCCGACCCGGTACGGAAACGTCGCCGCCCAGCTCAAGCAGTTCCTCGACACCCTGGGCGGCCTCTGGCAGGCCGGCGCGCTGGCCGACAAGGTCTACAGCGGCTTCACCGCCAGCGCCACCACCCACGGCGGGCAGGAGTCGACGCTGCTCGCGCTGTACAACACCATCCACCACTTCGGCGGCATCATCGTCGCCCCCGGGTACACCGACCCGTCGAAGTTCGTCGACGGCAATCCGTACGGCACCTCGCACGTCGCCGGACAGGGCGACATCCCGGTCGGCGAGCAGACGCTCACCGCCGCGCGCGTGCAGGCGGAGCGCGTCGTGAAGTTGACCCGGGCCCTCAAGGCCGGTCTGGCAGCCGAGGGCTGA
- a CDS encoding glutamate decarboxylase, with protein MALHKGSHGRDDSGRGRELALNPFFGEADPTAGMTSAPPTHRLPDGPLPPSTAYGLVHDELMLDGNSRLNLATFVTTWMEPQAGVLMAECRDKNMIDKDEYPRTAELERRCVAMLADLWNAPDPGAAVGCSTTGSSEACMLAGLALKRRWAAKNADRYPATARPNLVMGINVQVCWEKFCNFWEVEARLVPMEGDRFHLDPQGAADLCDENTIGVVGILGSTFDGSYEPVAGLCEALDALQERTGLDVPVHVDGASGAMVAPFVDADLVWDFRLPRVSSINTSGHKYGLVYPGVGWALWRTPDDLPEELVFRVNYLGGDMPTFALNFSRPGAQVVAQYYTFLRLGRDGYRAVQQASRDVARGLADRIEALGDFQLLTRGDELPVFAVTTAPDVSAYDVFDVSRRLREHGWLVPAYTFPANRQDLSVLRIVCRNGFSSDLAELLLEDLRALLPELRSQPRPLSRDKGAATSFHH; from the coding sequence ATGGCGCTCCACAAGGGATCACACGGCAGGGACGACTCCGGCAGGGGGCGCGAACTCGCCCTCAACCCCTTCTTCGGGGAGGCGGATCCGACCGCGGGCATGACCTCCGCCCCGCCGACGCACCGGCTGCCGGACGGCCCGCTCCCGCCGTCCACGGCGTACGGGCTCGTCCACGACGAGCTGATGCTCGACGGGAACTCCCGGCTCAACCTCGCCACCTTCGTCACCACCTGGATGGAACCCCAGGCCGGGGTGCTGATGGCGGAGTGCCGGGACAAGAACATGATCGACAAGGACGAGTACCCGCGCACCGCCGAGCTGGAACGCCGCTGCGTCGCGATGCTCGCGGACCTGTGGAACGCCCCCGACCCCGGCGCCGCCGTGGGGTGTTCGACGACCGGCTCCAGCGAGGCCTGCATGCTCGCCGGGCTGGCGCTGAAGCGGCGCTGGGCGGCGAAGAACGCCGACCGCTATCCGGCCACCGCGCGGCCCAATCTGGTGATGGGCATCAACGTGCAGGTCTGCTGGGAGAAGTTCTGCAATTTCTGGGAGGTCGAGGCCCGGCTCGTCCCCATGGAGGGCGATCGCTTCCACCTCGACCCGCAGGGCGCCGCCGATCTCTGCGACGAGAACACCATCGGCGTCGTCGGCATTCTCGGCTCCACCTTCGACGGGTCCTACGAGCCCGTCGCGGGCCTCTGCGAAGCGCTGGACGCACTCCAGGAGCGCACCGGGCTCGACGTCCCGGTCCACGTCGACGGCGCATCGGGCGCCATGGTCGCGCCGTTCGTCGACGCGGACCTGGTGTGGGACTTCCGGCTCCCCCGGGTGTCCTCCATCAACACCTCGGGCCACAAGTACGGCCTGGTCTACCCGGGCGTCGGCTGGGCGCTCTGGCGCACACCCGACGACCTCCCCGAGGAACTCGTCTTCCGGGTCAACTACCTCGGCGGCGACATGCCCACCTTCGCGCTGAACTTCTCCCGGCCGGGCGCCCAGGTCGTCGCGCAGTACTACACCTTCCTGCGGCTGGGCCGGGACGGCTACCGCGCGGTCCAGCAGGCCTCGCGGGACGTGGCCCGGGGCCTCGCCGACCGGATCGAGGCCCTGGGCGACTTCCAGCTCCTCACCCGGGGCGACGAACTGCCCGTCTTCGCCGTGACGACCGCGCCGGACGTGAGCGCGTACGACGTCTTCGACGTGTCACGCCGGCTGCGTGAGCACGGCTGGCTGGTGCCCGCGTACACCTTTCCGGCCAACCGGCAGGACCTGTCGGTACTGCGGATCGTCTGCCGCAACGGTTTCTCCTCGGACCTGGCCGAACTGCTGCTGGAGGACCTGAGGGCGCTGCTCCCCGAACTGCGTTCGCAGCCCCGCCCGTTGAGCCGCGACAAGGGAGCGGCGACCTCGTTCCACCACTGA